A window from Eubalaena glacialis isolate mEubGla1 chromosome 1, mEubGla1.1.hap2.+ XY, whole genome shotgun sequence encodes these proteins:
- the LOC133091418 gene encoding LOW QUALITY PROTEIN: small ribosomal subunit protein mS31-like (The sequence of the model RefSeq protein was modified relative to this genomic sequence to represent the inferred CDS: inserted 2 bases in 1 codon; substituted 2 bases at 2 genomic stop codons) — protein sequence MFPRFSPRLPLCSGGPEVSAAAIVLLASLHGTVRTKNNIQRYFGTNSVIYSKKDGQSVPTREISKETESQHCVKENTXKHLVNILKGMKVELSTVNVQTTKPPNRRQLKSLEASTGRLQKAPEDAPQKRSESRSPELVVAASAVADSLPFDKXMTKSKLLKQLQQHEEDSRAQKDGEGPKISFTNIISDMKVARSATARVSPRPVHQIQFDEETDDFVGQEKAADLRKSFRKNIFKGKRLNIFELKAVTEEAPETEAAPPLWDVEFSKQLAAVSEQPFQNGFEEMIQLTKXGKLWEFPTNNEAGFDDDGSEFHEHIFLDKYLEDFPKQGPIRHFMELMTCSLSKNPYLSVKQKVEHIEQFRNYFNEKRDVLKESGIQFN from the exons ATGTTTCCAAGGTTCTCGCCTCGCCTCCCTTTGTGCTCCGGAGGCCCAGAGGTGTCGGCGGCCGCCATCGTGCTGCTCGCGTCTCTGCATGGAACGGTCAGGACAAAAAATAATATCCAAAGATATTTTGGCACTAACAGCGTGATCTATAGCAAGAAAGATGGGCAGTCTGTTCCAACCCGTGAGATTTCCAAGGAGACAGAGAGCCAACACTGTGTAAAGGAGAATACGTAAAAACACTTGGTAAATATTCTTAAGGGAATGAAAGTTGAATTAAGCACAgtaaatgtacaaacaacaaagcCACCCAACAGAAGACAACTTAAAAGTTTGGAAGCTTCAACTGGCAGACTTCAGAAAGCTCCAGAAGATGCCCCCCAAAAGAGAAGCGAGTCCCGGAGCCCAGAGTTGGTGGTGGCTGCATCCGCGGTTGCAGACTCTCTCCCTTTTGACAAGTAGATGACCAAGTCGAAGCTGCTCAAGCAGCTCCAGCAGCACGAGGAAGACTCGAGGGCACAGAAGGATGGAGAAGGACCTAAAATTAGTTTCACTAACATCATATCAGATATGAAAGTTGCCAGATCTGCCACAGCGAGAGTTAGCCCAAGACCAGTGCATCAGATTCAGTTTGATGAAGAGACTGATGATTTTGTTGGCCAAGAGAAGGCTGCTGATCTGAGAAAAAgttttaggaaaaatatattcaagGGGAAGAGGCTTAATATTTTTGAGCTTAAGGCAGTTACTGAAGAGGCACCTGAAACAGAGGCAGCACCTCCTCTTTGGGATGTAGAATTTTCTAAGCAGTTAGCGGCAGTCAGTGAACAACCCTTTCAGAATGGTTTTGAAGAGATGATCCAGTTGACAAA GGGGAAATTGTGGGAGTTCCCAACTAACAACGAAGCAGGTTTTGATGATGATGGTTCAGAATTTCATGAACATATATTTCTGGATAAATACCTGGAGGATTTTCCAAAACAAGGACCAATTCGCCACTTCATGGAGTTGATGACCTGTAGCCTTTCCAAAAACCCATATCTGAGTGTTAAACAGAAGGTTGAACATATAGAGcagtttagaaattattttaatgaaaaacggGACGTTCTAAAAGAAAGCGGCATACAGTTCAATTGA